In the Methylophilus sp. 5 genome, one interval contains:
- the pdxJ gene encoding pyridoxine 5'-phosphate synthase yields MLKLGVNIDHVATIRQARGTKYPSVVQAALRAEQSGADSITLHLREDRRHMQDADIFALRPLLQTKMNLECAVTGEMVDIAIQVNPQDVCLVPERREERTTEGGLDVLTHYTKVEHAVKKLSDQGIRVSLFIAPDLAQIDAAAKMGAPVIELHTGTFADAGNEKQQFEELDKIETALKHAKAAGLVVNAGHGLHYHNVHHIARLAGFEELNIGHAIVAHALFVGWDSAVREMKALMKEFSPK; encoded by the coding sequence ATGTTAAAACTAGGTGTCAATATCGACCACGTCGCTACCATCCGTCAGGCCCGTGGCACTAAATATCCAAGCGTAGTGCAAGCCGCACTGCGTGCTGAACAGTCTGGTGCAGACAGCATTACCTTGCATCTGCGTGAAGACCGTCGTCATATGCAGGATGCCGATATTTTTGCTTTGCGCCCCTTGTTGCAAACCAAAATGAACCTGGAATGTGCGGTAACCGGTGAGATGGTTGATATCGCCATTCAGGTCAATCCGCAAGATGTCTGCCTGGTGCCAGAGCGGCGGGAAGAGCGCACCACCGAAGGCGGGCTGGATGTGTTGACGCATTACACCAAGGTAGAGCATGCGGTTAAAAAACTGTCTGATCAGGGCATTCGTGTGTCGCTGTTTATTGCGCCTGACTTGGCGCAAATTGACGCCGCAGCGAAAATGGGCGCGCCTGTGATTGAGCTACATACCGGCACTTTTGCCGACGCCGGGAATGAAAAACAGCAGTTTGAAGAGTTAGATAAAATTGAGACCGCACTCAAGCATGCGAAAGCGGCAGGCCTGGTGGTTAATGCCGGGCATGGCTTGCATTATCACAATGTGCATCATATTGCGCGCTTGGCTGGCTTTGAAGAGCTCAATATCGGCCATGCCATTGTCGCGCATGCGCTATTCGTCGGCTGGGATAGCGCTGTGCGCGAAATGAAAGCGCTGATGAAAGAGTTTTCGCCGAAATAA
- the recO gene encoding DNA repair protein RecO produces MAVKSPDSGSHKQSQQPVFILHTYPFKETSLVVEMFSRDLGRIAAVAKGARRPLSAMRGMLQSFQQLAGTWSGKNELKTLHELEWMTGLTLLRGDALMCGFYMNELLLRLLPRDDAHAQLFEYYAQTIQLLSTLQQDAGSGQLAEILRRFELKMLQELGYAVPLTHDEHGEIIHADETYRFEADYGACAPSATRNGLLIQGATLLEMARGNYTHATTQSQSKQLMRYLLQHYLGEKPLHTRQLLVDLQGF; encoded by the coding sequence ATGGCAGTAAAGTCCCCCGATTCCGGTAGCCACAAGCAATCCCAGCAACCGGTTTTTATCCTGCACACTTATCCTTTTAAAGAAACCAGCCTCGTAGTTGAAATGTTCAGCCGCGATCTGGGCCGGATTGCGGCCGTGGCAAAAGGTGCGCGCAGGCCACTCTCGGCCATGCGTGGCATGCTGCAATCTTTTCAGCAACTGGCAGGCACCTGGTCAGGCAAAAACGAACTCAAAACCCTGCACGAATTAGAGTGGATGACCGGCCTCACGCTGCTGCGCGGCGACGCCCTGATGTGCGGCTTTTACATGAACGAGTTACTGTTGCGCTTACTGCCGCGCGATGATGCCCACGCGCAATTATTTGAATATTACGCACAAACCATACAGTTACTTTCCACCTTGCAACAAGACGCAGGCAGCGGCCAGTTAGCCGAAATTTTGCGCCGGTTTGAACTGAAAATGTTGCAAGAGCTTGGCTATGCTGTGCCACTCACGCATGACGAACATGGTGAAATTATCCATGCAGACGAAACGTATCGCTTTGAAGCGGATTACGGCGCTTGTGCGCCTTCTGCCACCAGAAACGGCCTGCTGATTCAAGGTGCGACGCTACTTGAAATGGCGCGTGGTAATTACACGCATGCCACCACGCAGTCACAAAGCAAACAACTGATGCGCTATTTGTTGCAGCATTATTTGGGTGAGAAGCCGCTGCATACACGACAGTTGTTGGTGGATTTGCAGGGGTTCTAG
- a CDS encoding ThiF family adenylyltransferase: MTADQLVDIQRRFSGVRRLYGEQGLARLQHAHVLVIGIGGVGSWAVEALARNAVGKLTLVDLDNIAESNMNRQIHTLDETLGKAKVTAMRERITAINPLCDVIEVEDFVTADNLTPLLAVAPDVVVDCMDDTKAKIALAAYCKQQGIALVMVGSAGGKLDATRIRLADLAQVQGDRMLAKVRNQLRRDHGFPKASDHKKSAKFGIMAVYSDEPVERPEAVCETPQAGLTGLNCAGYGSSICVTATAGFVAAQQAIGQLMTL, encoded by the coding sequence ATGACTGCAGATCAGTTAGTGGATATTCAGCGCCGCTTTAGTGGCGTGCGTCGTCTGTATGGCGAGCAAGGCTTGGCAAGGCTGCAACATGCACACGTGCTGGTCATTGGCATTGGTGGTGTTGGCTCGTGGGCGGTAGAGGCGCTGGCGCGCAATGCTGTGGGCAAGTTAACGCTGGTCGATCTGGATAATATTGCCGAATCGAACATGAACCGACAGATTCATACGCTGGATGAAACGTTGGGCAAGGCCAAGGTGACCGCCATGCGCGAGCGAATTACTGCGATTAATCCACTGTGTGACGTCATAGAGGTTGAGGACTTTGTGACGGCCGACAACCTGACACCGTTGTTGGCCGTTGCGCCGGATGTGGTGGTAGATTGCATGGATGACACCAAGGCCAAAATCGCCTTGGCGGCCTATTGCAAACAGCAGGGTATCGCTTTGGTGATGGTGGGCAGTGCAGGCGGCAAGCTGGATGCGACGCGCATCCGCCTGGCTGATTTGGCGCAGGTGCAAGGCGATCGTATGCTGGCAAAGGTGCGTAACCAGCTGCGGCGTGACCATGGCTTTCCTAAAGCGTCTGATCATAAAAAATCTGCCAAATTTGGCATTATGGCCGTGTATTCAGATGAGCCAGTCGAGCGCCCTGAAGCGGTTTGCGAAACGCCGCAGGCAGGCCTGACAGGCTTGAACTGTGCGGGCTATGGTTCAAGCATTTGTGTCACTGCGACTGCTGGTTTTGTGGCAGCACAGCAAGCCATTGGGCAATTGATGACGCTTTAA
- the acpS gene encoding holo-ACP synthase, with product MIYGIGTDIVEVERIEASLDQFGDSFAKRILAPGEWADYEASKLKARFLAKRFAAKEAFAKAIGTGIRGDVSFQNIAVTHDALGRPLLQLSATLQAFLKQHHIYQSHISISDEKNLALAYVVLETTQTV from the coding sequence ATGATTTACGGAATTGGCACAGACATTGTTGAAGTCGAGCGCATAGAGGCCTCATTGGACCAGTTTGGTGACAGCTTTGCCAAGCGCATTCTGGCGCCAGGTGAATGGGCAGATTATGAAGCCAGCAAACTCAAAGCCCGCTTTCTCGCCAAGCGTTTTGCGGCTAAAGAAGCCTTTGCCAAAGCGATAGGCACCGGTATTCGTGGCGATGTCAGTTTTCAGAATATTGCTGTCACCCACGACGCATTAGGCCGTCCTTTGCTGCAGTTGTCTGCCACACTGCAAGCCTTTCTTAAGCAACACCATATTTACCAATCGCACATCAGCATTAGTGACGAAAAAAATCTGGCATTGGCTTACGTGGTGCTGGAAACGACCCAAACCGTATGA